Proteins encoded within one genomic window of Paludisphaera rhizosphaerae:
- a CDS encoding carboxypeptidase regulatory-like domain-containing protein: protein MNAMPDFTRLADAPVGAILVLKATAVLLAAWLTTWGLSRANPRWRVLVWRAAVVGLAAVVVLATAPPLVTWRVASPLRTTPQPMSVASTSSAAPTPVFITPDSVDAFADRLVLSPAPPSPTFHSSAWLPAVWLGGVVVFGLRFAIGAWRLSRVVRRAEDAPEAVRDACRDAASRLGVRRRVRVVATSEVASPCLTGLLRPVVLLPAGMGLDALGPDLDAVLVHELTHVRNGDLVWNDALHLASIGLWFHPLAWRMRQSHAAACDAVCDAVAVDRLGDVATYGRALARLALRANASPPAHGLAMARACDVRRRIASLQRFVYRAPLPRRLVMPAFLVSAVFAALIGGAAVIRAQEEPPPAASKKADEPGKKTMTIRVVDAATGEPLPGVAVEYRQQVNGAKRPAVANLITGPDGALAVEYPTGVDLRSFYLLLRKPGFVAVPFWRWVDSFQTIVIPESQEFRLARGRTLVGEVVDETGAPIEGASVDLSMSAVGGPGSFSFDFASVKTDAQGHWRTDEAPEVIDRVNVGVKHPDYRAGRADPGFKTTLTKGATVSGRVVGPDGKPVAAAKVALGLQHFPTSVVAPRAETDAAGMFSLRKLSPEPSFLVVLAEGFSVQVQDVDVMEKDATPPVEIRLGPAATIRGRVVDKQGKPIEGVSCQPNTWRGRKQLWVRIGVMKSDADGRFVWKNAPDDTVQFTFYREGYMYREDTPMKAGDAEQVVVMNPTLAISGSVVDAVTRRSIPQFTVLPGYISSGQPEPSWLRNDLRTFSDGRYEVKTDIPYKGRALRVEAPGYKPVVSRVFQPDEGVVTEDFALETGGQLEGVVLRPDGKPAAGVEVASRGSSSVAVEGPAFSRRGETEIVRTNPEGRFALPIPSGDYELAAVADAGVAQASAEEFAATHTLKMSAWGRIEGKVLVGRRPAQGVTVRYMRERPPGPSRRVDFDAVAQTDAEGRFSFSWVPPGPGQVCRLIGSTNSDSSSSRLCWVVPVVVEAGKVSQATIGGSGRPVVGRLVARDGKAVDWTRLKPVVLTQPPSREMLLVLRLGSAGFPVLVQYGSGLDADGRFRIDDVPPGAYELIADTSGSIPPGATPLPTFLTRTSKAVDVPDGDQAQPVDVGDVVVEVDRPTGNGK from the coding sequence ATGAACGCCATGCCCGATTTCACCCGGCTGGCCGACGCTCCCGTTGGCGCGATCCTCGTCCTGAAGGCGACGGCCGTTCTCCTCGCGGCCTGGCTGACTACGTGGGGGCTGTCGCGGGCGAACCCTCGCTGGCGGGTCCTGGTTTGGCGAGCGGCTGTCGTGGGCCTGGCTGCCGTCGTCGTGCTCGCCACCGCGCCGCCCCTGGTGACCTGGCGCGTCGCCTCGCCGCTTCGAACAACGCCCCAGCCGATGAGTGTCGCTTCGACGTCGTCGGCCGCACCGACGCCCGTCTTCATCACGCCCGATTCCGTTGATGCGTTCGCGGATCGGCTCGTGCTTTCTCCCGCTCCGCCGTCCCCCACCTTCCATTCGTCGGCCTGGCTGCCGGCCGTCTGGCTCGGCGGGGTCGTCGTCTTCGGGCTTCGGTTCGCGATCGGGGCGTGGCGGTTGTCGCGAGTCGTGAGGCGTGCGGAGGACGCGCCGGAAGCGGTGCGAGACGCCTGCCGCGATGCGGCCTCGCGATTGGGCGTGAGGAGGCGTGTGCGGGTCGTCGCGACGTCCGAGGTCGCCTCGCCCTGTCTCACGGGCTTGTTGCGCCCGGTGGTTCTGCTCCCGGCGGGGATGGGGCTCGATGCGCTGGGGCCCGACCTGGATGCCGTGCTGGTTCACGAACTAACGCACGTGCGCAACGGCGACCTCGTCTGGAACGACGCGCTGCACTTGGCGTCGATCGGCCTGTGGTTCCATCCGCTCGCCTGGCGAATGCGGCAGTCGCACGCGGCGGCTTGCGACGCCGTCTGCGACGCCGTGGCCGTCGACCGCCTTGGCGACGTGGCGACCTACGGCCGGGCGCTCGCCCGCCTGGCCTTGCGAGCGAACGCCTCGCCCCCCGCCCATGGCCTGGCGATGGCCCGCGCCTGCGACGTCCGCCGCCGGATCGCCTCGCTCCAGCGATTCGTCTACCGTGCACCACTACCCAGGAGGCTCGTCATGCCCGCGTTTCTCGTCTCCGCCGTCTTCGCCGCGCTCATCGGCGGCGCGGCCGTAATCCGCGCTCAGGAGGAACCTCCTCCGGCCGCCTCGAAGAAGGCTGACGAGCCCGGGAAGAAAACCATGACCATCCGCGTCGTCGACGCTGCGACCGGCGAGCCCTTGCCTGGGGTGGCCGTCGAGTACAGGCAACAAGTGAATGGGGCGAAACGGCCGGCCGTCGCCAACTTGATCACCGGACCCGACGGCGCCCTGGCCGTTGAGTACCCAACGGGAGTCGACCTGAGGAGCTTCTACTTGCTCCTTCGGAAGCCCGGTTTCGTGGCGGTCCCCTTCTGGCGGTGGGTCGACTCCTTTCAGACGATCGTCATTCCCGAGTCCCAGGAGTTCCGGCTTGCAAGAGGCCGAACGCTCGTCGGCGAGGTCGTCGACGAAACCGGAGCGCCGATCGAGGGGGCTTCGGTCGATTTGAGTATGTCGGCCGTAGGGGGCCCTGGCTCGTTCTCGTTCGATTTCGCCAGCGTCAAGACAGACGCCCAGGGGCATTGGCGGACTGATGAGGCTCCTGAGGTCATCGACCGCGTCAACGTCGGCGTCAAGCACCCCGACTATCGAGCAGGCCGTGCCGATCCCGGTTTCAAAACGACGTTGACGAAGGGAGCGACGGTGTCGGGGCGCGTTGTCGGGCCAGACGGCAAGCCCGTGGCAGCGGCAAAGGTGGCGTTGGGTTTGCAGCACTTCCCAACCTCCGTCGTTGCGCCGAGAGCAGAAACCGACGCCGCCGGCATGTTTTCTCTTCGGAAACTCAGTCCGGAGCCGTCGTTTCTCGTCGTCCTGGCTGAAGGCTTCAGCGTCCAGGTCCAGGACGTCGACGTCATGGAGAAGGATGCGACTCCTCCTGTGGAGATCCGGCTTGGTCCCGCCGCGACGATTCGCGGGCGCGTCGTCGACAAGCAGGGGAAGCCCATCGAGGGAGTGAGCTGCCAGCCGAACACCTGGCGCGGTCGAAAACAGCTTTGGGTCAGGATCGGCGTGATGAAGTCCGACGCGGACGGCCGGTTCGTCTGGAAGAACGCCCCGGACGATACGGTCCAGTTCACCTTCTATCGCGAGGGGTACATGTATCGCGAGGATACACCCATGAAGGCCGGCGACGCCGAGCAGGTCGTGGTGATGAATCCTACCCTTGCGATCTCCGGGTCCGTCGTCGATGCAGTCACCCGACGGTCGATCCCCCAATTCACCGTCCTCCCCGGGTACATCTCCTCGGGCCAGCCTGAACCCTCATGGCTGCGGAATGATCTGCGTACGTTCTCGGACGGTCGATATGAGGTGAAGACGGATATACCGTACAAGGGCCGGGCGCTTCGGGTTGAGGCGCCCGGGTACAAACCCGTGGTTTCCCGAGTCTTCCAACCTGATGAGGGGGTGGTCACGGAGGACTTCGCGCTGGAGACCGGCGGCCAGCTTGAAGGGGTGGTGCTACGGCCCGACGGCAAGCCGGCGGCCGGAGTCGAGGTCGCGTCGCGTGGTTCGAGTTCGGTCGCGGTCGAGGGGCCGGCTTTCAGTCGGAGAGGCGAGACGGAGATTGTGAGAACCAACCCTGAGGGGCGTTTCGCACTCCCGATTCCCTCGGGCGATTATGAACTCGCAGCGGTCGCGGATGCTGGAGTGGCTCAGGCGTCGGCCGAGGAGTTCGCCGCGACGCATACCCTCAAGATGTCTGCGTGGGGGCGGATCGAGGGGAAGGTGCTCGTCGGGCGACGTCCGGCGCAAGGCGTAACCGTCCGCTATATGCGGGAACGGCCTCCGGGGCCATCGCGACGGGTGGACTTTGACGCTGTGGCTCAGACCGATGCGGAGGGTCGCTTCTCGTTCTCCTGGGTCCCTCCCGGGCCGGGTCAGGTCTGTCGACTGATCGGCTCGACGAACTCCGACAGTTCCTCGTCGAGGCTTTGTTGGGTGGTTCCGGTCGTCGTTGAGGCAGGGAAGGTGTCTCAGGCCACGATCGGGGGCTCAGGTCGGCCCGTCGTGGGTCGGCTGGTCGCGCGAGACGGCAAGGCCGTTGATTGGACACGGCTCAAACCCGTGGTCCTCACTCAACCACCTTCGCGCGAGATGCTGCTGGTGCTGCGGCTAGGGAGCGCGGGGTTTCCGGTGCTCGTCCAGTACGGATCGGGCCTGGATGCGGACGGCCGGTTCCGCATTGATGACGTCCCGCCCGGCGCCTACGAATTAATCGCCGATACCAGCGGGTCCATCCCGCCTGGTGCGACACCACTACCGACGTTTCTTACGAGGACGAGTAAGGCTGTGGACGTTCCCGATGGGGACCAGGCCCAGCCGGTGGACGTCGGCGACGTGGTCGTCGAGGTGGATCGGCCGACCGGAAACGGAAAATGA
- a CDS encoding BlaI/MecI/CopY family transcriptional regulator produces the protein MARLTQGELKVMRLLWEHGEMKPAELQTRFPEPIKNPALRSHLSTLLEKGHVTRRLVGKAFYYKPSTRRKSAFRTMLGELVDAYCGGSVENLVLNIIRSEKLSEDDLIALRKLADEQDDRPTSNEGGKRR, from the coding sequence ATGGCGCGATTGACTCAGGGCGAGTTGAAGGTGATGCGGCTCCTCTGGGAGCACGGCGAGATGAAGCCGGCCGAGTTGCAGACGCGGTTCCCGGAGCCGATCAAGAATCCGGCCCTGCGATCCCATCTCTCGACGTTGCTGGAGAAGGGGCACGTCACGCGTCGGCTGGTCGGCAAGGCGTTCTATTACAAGCCGTCGACGCGGCGGAAGTCGGCCTTTCGGACGATGCTCGGCGAGCTGGTGGACGCGTACTGCGGCGGCTCGGTTGAGAACCTCGTGCTGAACATCATCCGGTCGGAGAAGCTCAGCGAGGACGACCTGATCGCGCTCCGGAAACTGGCCGACGAGCAGGACGATCGGCCGACGTCGAACGAGGGAGGAAAGCGGCGATGA
- a CDS encoding c-type cytochrome yields the protein MSTDFAKRRSLMVLLVAAAFSTSTTAGEPPDPAAVERGRKAMEGRQFLNAEWSDAAFKGVAKFWGEPAPDPDVDPDGYARAFAKRYGFHPAPFPNDGLPMGLKRSTKADGKTRGMQVDCLVCHGGSIGGKSYVGLPNTQIDYAGFFPDLFRADGRRLPILPFVLNTSRGTTNAGMMSVALMAFRNSDLSLRRFPMAMGTNLPELDAPPWWVLKYKTTMYYDGRTPAGSVRSIMQFLLAEKTADQFRELEPAFADIHAYLLSIEPPKYPFAVDADAAARGRAVFEESCAKCHGAYGERVDYPNVVVPLDVIKTDPARIEGLSELSVNHYNSTWFAERHPVDVDAERGYQAPPLVGIWASAPYLHNGSVPTLRALLDSRLRPRRYLRPPSTDFEHYDQRDVGWKFVEAPDGPPDPKDPRRVFDASRYGLGVGGHTFGDKLSEAQRSDLIEYLKTL from the coding sequence ATGAGTACCGACTTCGCGAAACGCCGCTCGCTCATGGTCCTGCTCGTCGCGGCAGCCTTTTCCACGTCGACTACGGCGGGGGAACCGCCCGATCCGGCGGCCGTCGAGCGTGGGCGGAAGGCGATGGAGGGGCGGCAGTTCCTCAACGCGGAGTGGTCGGACGCCGCCTTCAAGGGGGTGGCGAAGTTCTGGGGCGAGCCCGCGCCCGATCCGGACGTCGATCCGGACGGCTATGCCCGGGCCTTCGCCAAGCGATACGGGTTCCACCCCGCGCCCTTCCCCAACGACGGCCTGCCGATGGGGCTGAAGCGATCGACTAAGGCCGACGGCAAGACGCGGGGGATGCAGGTCGACTGCCTGGTCTGCCACGGGGGATCAATCGGCGGGAAGAGCTACGTCGGGTTGCCGAACACGCAGATCGATTACGCGGGTTTCTTCCCCGACCTCTTCCGGGCCGACGGCCGCCGCCTGCCGATCCTGCCGTTCGTCCTGAACACCTCGCGCGGAACGACCAACGCGGGGATGATGTCGGTCGCCTTGATGGCCTTCCGCAATTCCGACCTCTCCCTGCGCAGGTTCCCGATGGCGATGGGCACGAACCTGCCCGAGCTGGACGCCCCGCCGTGGTGGGTCCTCAAGTATAAGACGACGATGTACTACGACGGCCGGACGCCGGCGGGGTCGGTCCGCTCGATCATGCAGTTTCTGCTCGCTGAGAAGACGGCCGACCAGTTCCGCGAGTTGGAGCCAGCCTTCGCGGACATCCACGCCTATCTGCTCAGCATCGAGCCGCCGAAGTATCCCTTCGCCGTCGACGCCGACGCGGCCGCGCGCGGTCGGGCCGTCTTCGAGGAATCGTGCGCGAAATGCCACGGCGCCTACGGCGAACGGGTCGACTACCCGAACGTCGTCGTTCCGCTGGACGTGATCAAGACCGACCCGGCGCGGATCGAGGGGCTCTCCGAGCTGTCCGTCAACCACTACAACTCGACGTGGTTCGCCGAGCGGCATCCGGTCGACGTCGACGCCGAGCGTGGATATCAGGCGCCGCCGCTCGTGGGGATCTGGGCGAGCGCGCCGTACCTTCACAACGGCTCAGTCCCCACCTTGCGGGCCCTGCTCGACTCGCGTCTCCGTCCCCGGCGCTATCTCCGGCCGCCGTCGACGGATTTCGAGCATTACGACCAGCGCGACGTGGGCTGGAAGTTCGTCGAGGCCCCCGACGGCCCGCCCGATCCGAAAGACCCGCGCAGGGTCTTCGACGCCTCACGGTATGGCCTGGGCGTGGGCGGTCACACCTTCGGCGACAAGCTCAGCGAGGCCCAGAGGTCTGATCTGATTGAGTATCTCAAGACGCTCTGA
- a CDS encoding TPM domain-containing protein, with translation MLRSLRWTALPLIAAALAWSPAATAADVRDRAGMFSAEAVKKADAELNRIERQTGVPIIIETIDAIPDLPADADVEAKRHSINVLAEKRDRELRDEGIYILLSKKDKVISNVLTRERLGSVLPSATRREIRDSFVPAFKAGDFDGGLVAATAAIDKALPDHPVAEARPQQRRGLMPNAPGRLDVNRRPQAAPAQFGLGSLFTIALGILAVLFVIRLFSGAFGGGQAGYPGGYPKGGMAGGPGMGGPGYGPGYGGGYGRGGGFFSSLLGGIGGAMAGNWIYDQFSGRHSGGYHTDATGYTPTGQDDFGPSYDNGDAIIGGSDDGGQGASWGDSGGGGDWGGGGDWGGGGDDGGSW, from the coding sequence ATGCTTCGATCGCTCCGCTGGACCGCCCTGCCGCTGATTGCCGCGGCTCTGGCCTGGTCCCCCGCCGCTACCGCCGCCGACGTCCGCGACCGCGCCGGGATGTTCTCCGCCGAGGCCGTCAAGAAGGCCGACGCTGAGCTGAACCGGATCGAGCGGCAGACCGGCGTACCGATAATCATCGAAACGATCGACGCGATCCCCGACCTTCCCGCCGACGCCGACGTCGAGGCCAAGCGGCACTCGATCAACGTTCTGGCGGAGAAGCGCGATCGCGAGCTTCGCGACGAGGGGATCTACATCCTGCTCTCGAAGAAGGACAAGGTGATCTCCAACGTCCTGACCCGTGAGCGGTTGGGTTCGGTCCTCCCCTCGGCGACCCGGCGCGAGATCCGCGATTCGTTCGTCCCCGCGTTCAAAGCGGGCGACTTCGACGGCGGCCTCGTCGCCGCGACGGCGGCCATCGACAAGGCCCTGCCGGACCACCCGGTCGCCGAGGCCCGTCCTCAGCAGCGCCGCGGCCTCATGCCGAACGCGCCAGGACGCCTGGACGTCAACCGACGACCTCAGGCCGCCCCGGCCCAGTTCGGCCTCGGCTCGCTGTTCACGATCGCGCTGGGGATCCTCGCGGTCCTGTTCGTGATCCGGCTGTTCAGCGGGGCCTTCGGCGGCGGCCAGGCGGGCTACCCCGGCGGCTACCCCAAGGGAGGGATGGCCGGCGGCCCCGGCATGGGCGGCCCCGGCTACGGACCTGGTTATGGTGGCGGCTACGGTCGAGGCGGCGGATTCTTCTCCAGCCTGCTCGGCGGCATCGGCGGTGCGATGGCGGGCAACTGGATCTACGACCAGTTCTCCGGTCGACACTCCGGCGGCTACCACACCGACGCGACCGGCTACACCCCCACGGGCCAGGACGACTTCGGCCCCTCGTATGACAACGGCGACGCCATCATCGGCGGCTCCGACGACGGCGGCCAGGGCGCTTCCTGGGGCGACTCGGGCGGCGGCGGCGACTGGGGCGGCGGTGGAGACTGGGGCGGCGGCGGTGACGACGGCGGAAGCTGGTAA
- a CDS encoding 3-keto-disaccharide hydrolase → MTFRKPSLSISATLAAALLVPALTFAGDDAKSIFDGSTPKGWQLTNGKPLPEKFIQDGAINPHGTGSYIVVYEEKLGDFVADFDYKLSAKCNSGVFVRVNNLKDPVNTGLEIAIDDTTGKGLHDSGAVYDLVAPKSNAQKPVGEWNHMTITAKGPSIKVQINGTEVTTINLDEFNEVGKRADGSDHKFKKVAIGKLDRTGWFGFQDHGQDCWYKNITIKQP, encoded by the coding sequence ATGACGTTCCGCAAGCCCTCCCTGTCGATCTCGGCGACCCTGGCCGCCGCGCTGCTGGTCCCGGCCCTGACCTTCGCCGGGGATGACGCCAAGTCGATCTTCGACGGCTCCACCCCCAAGGGCTGGCAGCTCACCAACGGCAAGCCGCTGCCGGAGAAGTTCATCCAGGACGGCGCCATCAACCCCCACGGCACCGGCAGCTACATCGTCGTCTACGAGGAGAAGCTGGGCGACTTCGTGGCCGACTTCGACTACAAGCTCAGCGCGAAGTGCAACTCGGGCGTCTTCGTCCGGGTCAACAACCTCAAGGACCCGGTGAACACGGGCCTGGAGATCGCCATCGACGACACCACCGGCAAGGGCCTGCACGACTCGGGCGCCGTCTACGACCTGGTCGCCCCCAAGTCGAACGCCCAGAAGCCGGTCGGCGAGTGGAACCACATGACGATCACCGCCAAGGGCCCGAGCATCAAGGTGCAAATCAACGGGACCGAGGTCACCACCATCAACCTCGACGAATTCAACGAGGTCGGCAAGCGGGCCGACGGCTCCGACCACAAGTTCAAGAAGGTCGCCATCGGCAAGCTCGACCGCACCGGCTGGTTCGGCTTCCAGGACCACGGCCAGGACTGCTGGTACAAGAACATCACGATCAAGCAGCCTTGA
- a CDS encoding M24 family metallopeptidase, translating to MDRILRRRDALRAELASQDVAALLVVDPSNVAYLTGFTGDSSYLLVGRDGRDMVLSDGRFTTQLEQECPGLEAYIRPNVQPMTKAVAEIAEKLRLPSLGFEASHLSVADFEAVKGELKSTSLAPTTGLVEKLRQIKDNEEVGLIREAVAIAQDAFLRLKRELKAGETEKEAADRLEAHMRALGATGTSFPSIVAVGVRAALPHARPTSETRIGDDDFVLIDWGACGRSYKSDLTRVVVTGNVTPKFEEVYGVVLEAQKRAVQAIRPGVKAQDVDAEARSYIEQAGFGRFFDHGLGHGIGMDVHEGPRLRRESPTILEPGMVVTVEPGIYLPEWGGVRIEDDVLVTPDGREVLSSLPKELDSVRA from the coding sequence ATGGATCGGATCTTGCGTCGTCGCGACGCCCTTCGGGCCGAGCTGGCTTCCCAGGACGTCGCCGCCCTGCTGGTCGTCGACCCTTCCAACGTCGCCTACCTGACCGGCTTCACCGGCGATTCCTCCTACCTCCTCGTCGGCCGCGACGGCCGCGACATGGTCCTCTCGGACGGCCGATTCACGACCCAACTGGAACAGGAATGCCCCGGCCTGGAAGCCTACATCCGGCCCAACGTCCAACCGATGACCAAGGCGGTCGCCGAGATCGCCGAGAAGCTCCGGCTCCCCTCGCTCGGATTCGAGGCCTCCCACCTCAGCGTCGCGGATTTCGAGGCCGTCAAAGGCGAACTCAAGTCGACGAGCCTTGCCCCGACGACCGGCCTGGTCGAAAAGCTCCGGCAGATCAAGGACAATGAGGAAGTCGGCCTGATCCGCGAGGCCGTCGCCATCGCCCAGGACGCCTTTTTAAGACTCAAAAGGGAATTGAAAGCCGGAGAGACGGAGAAGGAGGCGGCCGACCGCCTGGAAGCCCACATGCGAGCCCTGGGGGCGACGGGGACGAGTTTTCCGTCGATCGTCGCGGTGGGGGTGCGGGCCGCCCTTCCTCATGCGCGGCCGACTTCGGAGACCCGAATCGGCGACGACGATTTCGTCCTGATCGACTGGGGGGCCTGCGGCCGATCCTATAAGAGCGACTTGACGCGGGTGGTTGTAACCGGTAACGTCACACCGAAATTCGAAGAGGTCTATGGGGTCGTTCTTGAGGCTCAGAAACGGGCCGTCCAGGCGATCCGCCCCGGTGTCAAGGCCCAGGACGTGGACGCCGAAGCCCGCTCGTACATCGAGCAAGCGGGGTTCGGCCGTTTTTTTGACCATGGCCTGGGCCACGGGATCGGCATGGACGTCCACGAGGGGCCCCGCCTCCGCCGGGAGTCGCCGACGATCCTGGAGCCCGGGATGGTCGTGACCGTCGAGCCCGGCATCTATCTGCCCGA